The following coding sequences are from one Triticum aestivum cultivar Chinese Spring chromosome 5A, IWGSC CS RefSeq v2.1, whole genome shotgun sequence window:
- the LOC123107403 gene encoding beta-glucosidase 32-like, translating into MTSLRGSSWAQAPRPTRWKARPQRMEGSPASGTPSPIKDDVRLMHEMGLDAYRFSIAWPRLIPDGRGEINLKGLEYYSNLIDELIRHGIQPHVTIYHLDLPQSLQDEYNGLLSPRFIDDYTAYAEACFKSFGDRVKHWVTVNEPNIETIGGFDNGRLPPQRCSHPFGENCTRGDSTTEPYVAAHHLLLAHASAVRLYRDNYQATQRGQIGITLLGWWHEPATNSSQDAAAATRMNDFHIGWFMHPLVYGDYPTLMRSRAGARLPYLTVEQSKNLRGAFDFIGINHYLVVRTRAHDSTFNLEQRDYYADASAIANPFEDMQAGRLEYAPWALGKLLDHLKLKYGNPPILIHENGYADAPRISGKIVYEDDNRSEFLQDYLEVLYLSIRNGSDARGYFVWSFLDVFELLFGYRSRFGLCGVDMNIKERPRYVRSSARWYSGFLNGGELRPSGRAYRAA; encoded by the exons ATGACTTCCCTGAGGGGTTCGTCTTGGGCGCAGGCACCTCGGCCTACCAG GTGGAAGGCGCGGCCGCAGAGGATGGAAGGAAGCCCAGCATCTGGGACACCTTCACCCATCAAG GATGATGTAAGACTTATGCATGAGATGGGTTTAGACGCGTACAGGTTCTCCATTGCATGGCCCCGGCTTATACCAG ATGGAAGAGGAGAGATCAATCTGAAGGGCCTGGAGTACTACAGTAACTTAATAGATGAATTGATACGTCACG GCATACAACCTCATGTCACAATCTACCATTTAGACCTCCCTCAGTCCCTTCAGGACGAATACAATGGACTGCTCAGCCCCAGATTCAT AGACGATTACACAGCGTATGCTGAAGCCTGCTTCAAGAGCTTCGGTGACAGGGTGAAGCACTGGGTCACCGTCAACGAGCCCAACATAGAGACCATCGGAGGCTTCGACAACGGCCGGCTTCCACCGCAGCGCTGCTCCCATCCCTTCGGCGAGAACTGCACCAGAGGGGATTCTACGACGGAGCCGTATGTAGCCGCCCACCACCTCCTGCTCGCACATGCCTCGGCAGTGCGCCTGTATAGAGACAACTACCAG GCAACTCAAAGAGGACAGATAGGGATCACTCTCTTGGGCTGGTGGCATGAGCCTGCTACCAACTCATCGCAGGATGCAGCGGCTGCAACGAGGATGAACGACTTCCACATTGGATG GTTTATGCATCCTTTGGTGTATGGGGACTACCCTACTCTGATGAGGAGCAGGGCAGGAGCACGGCTGCCGTATTTAACAGTGGAGCAGTCTAAGAATTTGCGTGGAGCATTCGACTTCATCGGCATCAATCACTACCTCGTTGTTCGCACGCGAGCCCACGACAGCACTTTCAATCTGGAGCAGAGAGACTACTATGCTGACGCATCTGCCATTGCAA ATCCATTCGAAGATATGCAAGCG GGACGTCTTGAGTATGCTCCTTGGGCTCTAGGGAAGCTACTGGACCACCTGAAACTCAAGTACGGAAATCCTCCAATCTTGATCCATGAAAACG GCTACGCAGACGCGCCCAGAATCTCAGGAAAGATCGTATACGAGGACGACAACAGATCAGAGTTCCTGCAAGATTATCTGGAAGTTCTCTATCTGTCCATAAG GAACGGATCGGACGCGCGGGGATACTTCGTGTGGTCTTTCCTCGACGTGTTTGAGTTGCTGTTTGGCTACCGTTCACGCTTTGGTCTGTGCGGCGTCGACATGAACATCAAGGAGAGGCCAAGATACGTGAGGAGCTCTGCCCGCTGGTACTCCGGCTTCCTCAACGGCGGCGAGCTGCGGCCGTCCGGGAGAGCCTACAGAGCTGCATGA